The Coleofasciculaceae cyanobacterium genome has a segment encoding these proteins:
- the pyrR gene encoding bifunctional pyr operon transcriptional regulator/uracil phosphoribosyltransferase PyrR codes for MPAQVITILSAEEIRRTINRMASQIIEKSGDLSETILLGIHTKGVPLAHLLATQIEILENTSVAVGAIDVTFYRDDLDKIRTRIPAKAEIPVDLTGKTVVLVDDVIYKGRTIRAALNAVIEYGRPQAIRLAVLVDRGHRELPIHPDFIGKKLPTASEEQVKVYFNHLDGKDAVELIKD; via the coding sequence ATGCCAGCCCAAGTAATTACCATACTGTCTGCTGAAGAAATTCGCCGTACTATTAATCGCATGGCTTCCCAAATTATCGAAAAATCAGGAGATTTGTCGGAAACTATCTTACTGGGTATTCATACCAAGGGTGTACCTCTAGCTCATTTATTAGCTACACAAATTGAGATTTTAGAAAACACTTCGGTTGCAGTAGGCGCGATCGACGTGACGTTTTATCGGGATGATCTAGATAAAATTCGTACCCGCATTCCTGCTAAAGCTGAAATTCCTGTAGATTTGACAGGAAAAACCGTGGTGCTAGTAGACGATGTAATTTATAAAGGTCGTACTATTCGTGCTGCACTCAATGCCGTTATTGAATACGGTAGACCACAGGCAATTAGATTAGCCGTGTTGGTAGACAGAGGACATCGCGAATTGCCAATTCATCCTGACTTTATCGGCAAGAAATTGCCAACAGCTTCAGAAGAACAGGTCAAAGTTTATTTTAACCATCTAGATGGTAAAGATGCGGTGGAATTAATTAAAGATTAA
- the pyrC gene encoding dihydroorotase — translation MALPVKLKVKMMTNHNKQVVINSPLDMHLHFREGAMAQTVIPLSSYSFAGGVVMPNLVPVVDNLERLKGYVQEIKSNVGKDVFEPYMTAFFKQYSYQDLEQFKPHILGVKLYPAGVTTNSEDGVAALGKAETTIKHLQELEIPLMIHGETHGFVMEREKLFLPIFEHLAQKFPRLKIIMEHITTADAVSLLDNYENLYATVTLHHLIITLDDLAGGLLRPHLFCKPIAKRPEDREALLNAAINAHPKLMFGSDSAPHPLDKKEACGCAAGIFTAPIALQALVELFDKHQAIANLQAFVSDNAQRIYQIRPPQKAITLEPIPYQVPAMYGEVVPMFANQELPWSITQVN, via the coding sequence ATGGCTTTACCCGTAAAGTTAAAAGTTAAAATGATGACCAATCACAATAAGCAAGTAGTAATTAATTCTCCTTTAGATATGCACCTCCATTTTCGAGAGGGAGCAATGGCGCAGACGGTAATCCCTCTGAGTTCATATTCCTTTGCGGGAGGGGTCGTGATGCCAAATTTAGTGCCTGTGGTAGATAATTTGGAGCGTTTAAAAGGATATGTTCAAGAAATTAAATCGAACGTTGGCAAAGATGTTTTTGAACCATATATGACGGCTTTTTTTAAGCAGTATAGTTATCAAGATCTTGAGCAGTTTAAACCCCATATTTTGGGAGTCAAACTTTATCCTGCGGGAGTAACTACCAATAGCGAGGATGGAGTAGCAGCACTAGGTAAAGCCGAAACTACAATCAAACATTTACAAGAGTTGGAGATTCCTTTAATGATACATGGAGAAACTCACGGCTTTGTGATGGAGCGAGAAAAATTATTTTTGCCGATCTTTGAGCATTTAGCGCAAAAGTTTCCTCGATTAAAAATTATCATGGAGCATATCACCACGGCAGATGCAGTCTCTTTGCTAGATAACTACGAGAATCTTTACGCCACTGTAACTTTGCACCATCTGATTATAACTTTAGATGACCTGGCGGGGGGATTGCTTAGACCACACTTATTTTGTAAACCGATCGCTAAACGTCCTGAAGACAGAGAAGCTTTGCTTAATGCAGCCATTAATGCTCATCCTAAATTGATGTTTGGCAGCGATTCTGCACCCCATCCTCTTGATAAAAAAGAGGCTTGTGGCTGTGCTGCGGGTATTTTTACTGCTCCTATTGCTCTCCAGGCTTTAGTCGAGTTGTTCGATAAGCATCAGGCGATCGCCAATTTACAGGCTTTTGTTTCTGATAATGCTCAACGAATCTATCAAATCAGACCACCCCAGAAAGCTATAACCCTAGAGCCTATACCCTATCAAGTACCTGCTATGTATGGCGAAGTCGTGCCGATGTTTGCCAATCAAGAGCTTCCTTGGTCGATTACTCAAGTTAATTGA
- a CDS encoding M28 family peptidase encodes MNNQQATTELKQRLHDHLTQIARERDPYLASGGHFLVREYIRESLSQWGQVENHEFEFNGKTHQNLILNLDSDSRSDLPPILVGAHYDAVPGTPGADDNASGVAVLLELAAVFASTPLKYPVRLVAFDLEEYGLLGSTAYAQQLQQDKQKLRLMLSLEMLGYCDDAKGSQTYPQIIKPFYSANANFIALVGNLASIPDLIHLSRQMKRNGTPIQVLPDPSGGKLISITGFSDHFPFWQKKYRAIMVTDTAMLRNPHYHKASDTIKTLDLDFLTNTCQSLFAALRLLK; translated from the coding sequence ATGAATAATCAACAGGCAACTACTGAGTTAAAACAACGGCTTCACGATCATTTAACTCAAATTGCGCGAGAGCGAGATCCTTATCTTGCGTCTGGGGGACATTTTTTGGTGCGGGAATATATCCGCGAGTCTCTATCGCAATGGGGACAGGTAGAAAACCATGAGTTTGAATTTAACGGTAAAACTCATCAAAACTTAATTCTTAATCTTGATTCTGACTCCAGATCGGATTTACCGCCGATCCTAGTTGGCGCACATTATGATGCCGTACCGGGAACTCCTGGGGCAGACGACAATGCTTCGGGGGTAGCTGTTTTGCTGGAATTAGCAGCAGTTTTTGCTAGTACTCCTCTAAAATATCCTGTCCGCTTGGTTGCTTTCGATCTTGAAGAATATGGCCTGCTGGGGAGTACTGCCTATGCTCAACAACTCCAACAAGATAAACAGAAATTAAGGTTAATGCTGTCTTTGGAGATGCTGGGCTATTGTGATGATGCCAAAGGTTCTCAAACTTATCCTCAGATTATTAAGCCATTCTATAGCGCGAACGCTAACTTTATTGCTTTAGTCGGTAACTTAGCCTCAATTCCTGATTTAATTCATCTTAGTCGGCAGATGAAACGAAACGGCACGCCGATTCAAGTCTTGCCCGATCCTAGCGGTGGCAAGTTAATTTCAATTACAGGGTTTAGCGATCATTTTCCTTTTTGGCAAAAAAAATACCGCGCAATTATGGTAACTGACACGGCAATGCTGCGAAATCCTCATTATCATAAGGCTAGCGATACGATTAAAACTCTAGACTTAGACTTCTTGACCAACACTTGCCAAAGTTTGTTTGCAGCCTTAAGACTATTAAAATAG
- a CDS encoding alkaline phosphatase, whose product MSNENSVIFIHPDGASPSHYGAGRFASVGPDGRLNWDEMTNAGVYLGHLDDQIVATSNAGAVAHAYGIKPYAGSYGLDESGNPYTALSGQSGTTIMEEAIADGKATAVINSGFIAEPGTGVFLADAESRDDVAAITAEIVKSGTNAILGGGEIHYLPKGTVGRFGEEGIREDGRNLIEEAEQMGYTIVFSLEELQSLPADTEKVLGIFAAEDTYNDVTEGALKEEGLVDEEGNLISYGQPGNENPPTVAQMLEATLDLEVFNKNENGMFVVLEEEGTDNFGNNNNAAGTVDAVLRADEAIGVAQDYIDNVNPDTLLVTAADSDGGGLEVDDVEGETVGTTEVQPPFDTEVPYDGTTGNNTAPFTTGAPDDNGDTFEFGVGWAGVPDFAGSIVSKTYGLNAEELPATVDNTGIYRLMYETLFDVELEAPEGVPDGIEPAPEPTEDTGNVIFIHPDGTSPSHYGAARFASVGTDGRLNWDKMTDAGVYLGHMDDQIVATSNAGAVTHAFGVKVQADSFGLDEAGNPVESLSGKEGISIMDEAIAAGKPTAVINSGIIAEPGTGAFLADAENRDNVAEITAEIVESGADVIMGGGEIQYLPVGTVGRFGEEGIREDGRNLIAEAEAMGYTVVYTREELNSLPADADKVLGVFAAEDTYNDTDEATLKEEGFVDENGELILYGQPGNKNPPTVAEMLDVTLGFDKFANAEDGFMVVMEEEGSDNFPNNNNGAGAIEATLRADEAIGVAQDFVNNVDPNTLVLTAADSDAGGLEVVDVDEESETVGTIDVQPELAAFGDDADGIPVPLDGQTGNDTEPFNTGAPDADGDSFEFGLGYVSTNDVAGSIVSKGYGLNSDLIEDTVDNTDMYRIMYQTLFGVAPEEIADDNEGDSGDNTSFEPLFGTTDIDIIELEGSDRLVFAGEGNDLVDAAIAGEGSNRIYLDDGDDLAILGTGDRLVGAEGVDRFFVTSGGDNTITGGEGADQFWLADAQFPESTNTITDFESGVDLIGIAGLGIGFEELSITDSNGDALIATDDSDLAILQGVDAASLNADNFVFV is encoded by the coding sequence ATGAGCAACGAAAATAGCGTAATATTTATTCATCCAGACGGTGCAAGTCCTTCACACTACGGGGCGGGGCGTTTTGCTTCGGTTGGACCAGATGGCAGACTTAACTGGGACGAGATGACCAATGCGGGAGTTTATCTGGGACATCTAGACGACCAAATTGTAGCTACTTCTAATGCTGGTGCAGTAGCTCACGCTTACGGGATCAAGCCATATGCTGGTAGCTATGGCTTAGATGAGTCGGGCAATCCCTATACTGCCCTTTCTGGTCAATCAGGCACGACCATTATGGAAGAGGCGATCGCCGATGGAAAAGCTACAGCCGTAATTAATTCAGGTTTTATTGCCGAACCTGGTACGGGAGTGTTTTTAGCCGATGCGGAAAGTCGTGATGACGTTGCTGCGATTACCGCCGAAATAGTCAAGTCGGGTACTAACGCTATCTTGGGTGGTGGAGAAATTCACTATTTACCTAAAGGAACAGTGGGACGTTTTGGGGAAGAAGGTATCCGTGAAGACGGACGTAACCTGATCGAAGAAGCCGAACAAATGGGCTATACGATAGTTTTCAGCCTAGAAGAACTACAAAGTCTGCCGGCCGATACGGAAAAAGTCTTAGGCATTTTTGCCGCCGAAGACACTTATAATGACGTTACCGAAGGAGCATTAAAAGAAGAAGGCTTGGTCGATGAAGAAGGTAATTTAATTTCCTACGGTCAACCAGGAAATGAAAATCCGCCTACCGTTGCTCAAATGCTGGAAGCAACTTTAGATTTAGAAGTTTTCAACAAGAATGAAAATGGAATGTTTGTCGTCTTGGAGGAAGAAGGCACAGACAACTTTGGTAATAATAATAATGCGGCGGGGACAGTTGATGCAGTTTTACGGGCAGATGAAGCTATTGGCGTGGCACAAGACTATATTGATAACGTCAATCCCGACACTTTATTAGTTACCGCTGCTGATAGTGATGGTGGCGGTTTAGAAGTTGACGATGTTGAAGGAGAAACAGTAGGCACTACCGAAGTACAACCACCTTTTGACACAGAAGTTCCCTATGATGGTACGACTGGGAATAATACTGCACCCTTTACTACTGGCGCACCCGATGATAATGGCGATACTTTTGAATTTGGTGTCGGTTGGGCAGGAGTTCCTGATTTTGCCGGTAGTATTGTTTCTAAAACCTATGGTTTGAATGCGGAAGAACTTCCTGCGACTGTAGACAATACGGGCATTTACCGTCTGATGTATGAAACTCTTTTTGACGTAGAGTTAGAAGCCCCTGAAGGCGTTCCTGACGGTATTGAACCTGCCCCAGAACCTACAGAAGATACGGGAAACGTGATTTTTATTCATCCAGACGGAACCAGTCCTTCTCATTATGGTGCTGCTAGATTTGCTTCTGTTGGTACAGATGGTAGATTGAACTGGGACAAAATGACCGATGCAGGGGTTTATCTCGGTCACATGGATGATCAAATTGTGGCAACTTCTAATGCTGGGGCGGTTACCCATGCTTTTGGAGTTAAAGTACAAGCTGATTCTTTTGGTTTGGATGAAGCAGGTAACCCTGTAGAGTCTCTTTCTGGTAAAGAAGGCATAAGTATTATGGATGAAGCGATCGCAGCAGGTAAACCCACTGCTGTAATCAATTCTGGGATTATTGCCGAACCTGGTACAGGGGCATTTCTTGCCGATGCTGAAAATCGCGATAATGTTGCTGAAATTACCGCCGAAATCGTCGAGTCTGGTGCAGACGTAATTATGGGTGGTGGTGAAATCCAATATTTGCCCGTAGGCACTGTAGGACGCTTTGGAGAAGAAGGTATCCGTGAAGACGGACGCAACCTAATTGCAGAAGCCGAAGCAATGGGCTACACCGTTGTTTATACGCGCGAAGAACTAAATAGCTTACCCGCTGACGCTGACAAAGTACTGGGTGTTTTTGCAGCCGAAGATACCTATAACGACACCGACGAGGCAACTTTAAAAGAAGAAGGCTTTGTTGATGAAAATGGCGAACTGATTCTTTATGGTCAACCAGGGAATAAAAATCCGCCTACTGTTGCCGAAATGCTCGATGTAACTTTAGGTTTTGATAAGTTTGCTAATGCCGAAGACGGCTTTATGGTAGTTATGGAAGAGGAAGGTTCGGATAACTTTCCTAATAACAACAATGGTGCTGGTGCAATTGAAGCCACTTTACGGGCTGATGAGGCAATTGGCGTGGCGCAAGATTTTGTTAACAATGTCGATCCCAATACTTTGGTTTTAACTGCTGCTGACAGCGATGCTGGGGGTTTAGAAGTAGTCGATGTTGATGAAGAGAGTGAAACTGTTGGTACAATTGACGTACAGCCAGAATTAGCTGCTTTTGGTGATGATGCCGATGGTATCCCCGTTCCTCTCGATGGGCAAACAGGTAATGATACTGAACCTTTTAATACTGGCGCACCCGATGCAGATGGAGATAGTTTTGAGTTCGGTTTGGGCTATGTCAGCACCAATGATGTTGCAGGTAGTATTGTTTCTAAAGGTTACGGTTTAAACTCCGATTTAATTGAAGATACGGTAGACAACACTGATATGTACCGTATTATGTATCAAACTCTGTTTGGAGTTGCTCCTGAAGAGATAGCTGACGATAATGAGGGTGATAGCGGAGACAATACCAGCTTTGAACCTTTGTTCGGTACTACAGATATCGACATTATTGAACTAGAAGGTAGCGATCGCTTAGTATTTGCTGGTGAAGGTAACGATCTAGTTGATGCTGCTATTGCTGGTGAAGGTAGCAACCGCATCTATCTTGACGATGGAGACGATCTGGCAATTTTGGGTACGGGCGATCGCCTCGTTGGTGCTGAAGGTGTAGATCGTTTCTTTGTCACTAGTGGCGGTGATAATACTATTACTGGAGGCGAAGGCGCAGACCAATTTTGGCTTGCTGATGCGCAATTTCCCGAATCAACTAACACTATTACCGATTTTGAGTCTGGTGTTGATCTTATTGGCATTGCTGGTTTGGGTATCGGCTTCGAGGAATTGAGTATTACCGATAGTAATGGGGATGCTTTGATTGCTACTGATGACAGCGACTTGGCAATTTTACAAGGTGTCGATGCTGCTAGCTTGAATGCAGATAATTTTGTTTTTGTTTAA
- the hisC gene encoding histidinol-phosphate transaminase produces the protein MNYFRPAIATMPGYTPGEQPKPGTPIIKLNTNENPYPPSPKAIEVLRNLNSEWLRRYPDPYSRDFCNAASEALDVPVDWIIVTNGSDDLLNILIRACAEGKRKVVYPMPSYVLYKTLASIQAAEVVEVTYPQDYRLPIDELVAADGAVTLIATPNSPSGHLVPLNDLRQLASRVSGILAIDEAYVDFADYSALSLVQEFDNVIILRTLSKGYSLAGLRLGFGIANPKLISGLFKVKDSYSVDAVAILVGAAAMKDQEYKNACAEKVKRSRDKLAIDLRQIGFKVRDSQGNFLLVTPPDHKAAAIYQSLKEQNILIRYFNSSGLDDKIRITIGTESQNQKLLQAINSACNF, from the coding sequence ATGAACTATTTTCGTCCGGCGATCGCCACAATGCCAGGCTACACTCCTGGGGAACAACCCAAGCCAGGAACACCAATCATTAAACTAAATACTAATGAGAATCCTTATCCCCCTTCACCCAAAGCAATAGAAGTATTACGCAATTTAAATAGTGAATGGTTAAGACGTTATCCCGATCCATACTCCAGAGACTTTTGTAATGCAGCGAGTGAAGCTTTAGACGTGCCTGTTGATTGGATTATTGTCACTAATGGTAGTGACGATCTCTTAAATATCTTAATTCGTGCCTGTGCCGAAGGGAAACGTAAGGTAGTCTATCCCATGCCGTCTTATGTACTCTATAAAACTTTGGCATCAATCCAAGCTGCCGAAGTAGTGGAAGTTACCTATCCTCAAGATTATCGCTTACCTATTGATGAATTAGTTGCTGCTGATGGTGCAGTTACTTTGATTGCAACTCCTAATAGTCCTTCTGGTCATCTTGTACCTTTAAACGATCTGCGTCAACTAGCTAGTAGAGTATCGGGTATATTAGCAATCGACGAGGCTTATGTGGATTTTGCCGACTACTCCGCATTATCTTTAGTCCAAGAATTTGATAACGTAATTATCTTACGCACACTTTCTAAAGGTTATTCCTTGGCTGGCTTACGCTTGGGTTTTGGTATTGCTAACCCTAAGCTAATCTCAGGTTTGTTTAAAGTCAAAGATAGCTATAGCGTCGATGCTGTTGCCATTTTAGTTGGTGCAGCAGCCATGAAAGACCAGGAATATAAAAATGCTTGCGCTGAAAAAGTAAAGCGATCGCGCGATAAACTAGCAATAGACTTAAGACAAATTGGCTTCAAGGTAAGAGATTCTCAAGGTAATTTTCTATTAGTTACCCCACCCGATCATAAAGCAGCAGCTATCTATCAATCTTTAAAAGAACAAAATATTTTAATTCGTTATTTTAACTCGTCAGGATTAGACGACAAAATACGGATCACCATTGGCACTGAGTCACAAAATCAAAAATTACTTCAAGCAATTAATTCAGCTTGTAACTTTTGA
- a CDS encoding type II toxin-antitoxin system prevent-host-death family antitoxin has protein sequence MNISKSKLKSKLLEILRLVESDNQEIIVTDRGRPVAKISKFSEVPPTEELFKDMRGRVKYFEDLTTTTKEWGKI, from the coding sequence ATGAATATTTCCAAAAGCAAGCTTAAAAGCAAACTACTAGAAATTTTGAGACTAGTTGAGTCAGACAACCAGGAAATTATTGTCACAGATCGAGGTAGACCTGTCGCCAAAATTTCCAAGTTTAGCGAAGTACCACCCACGGAAGAATTATTTAAAGATATGAGAGGTAGGGTTAAGTATTTTGAGGATTTAACTACAACAACGAAAGAATGGGGGAAAATTTGA
- the radC gene encoding DNA repair protein RadC — protein sequence MTYSLRIADLPVSERPRERLMAVGAKNLSEAELLAILISTGQTRGNLSAIGLAQHILQELGKYRRAPLDVLRDVNPRELMRIPGIGPAKAATIIAAVELGKRTFKFRPNERVTVDSPASAAAVLSHDLMWQNQERFAILMLDVKNYLLATQVLTIGTATETLIHPREIFREIVRQGATKLIIAHNHPSGNLEPSPEDIYLTEKLLQGSQYLDIPLLDHLILGNGDHQSLRQGTDLWERYPQGE from the coding sequence ATGACTTATAGCCTGAGAATTGCTGACTTACCAGTTAGTGAGCGTCCCCGTGAGAGATTGATGGCGGTAGGAGCAAAGAATCTTTCCGAGGCAGAGCTTCTGGCTATTTTAATTAGCACAGGACAAACGAGGGGAAATTTATCAGCAATTGGCTTGGCGCAGCATATATTGCAGGAGTTAGGCAAATATAGACGCGCTCCTTTAGATGTCTTACGAGATGTTAATCCTCGTGAATTGATGCGAATTCCTGGTATTGGTCCTGCCAAGGCAGCTACCATTATTGCCGCAGTAGAGTTGGGCAAACGTACCTTTAAATTTAGACCGAATGAACGAGTAACCGTAGATAGTCCTGCATCAGCAGCAGCGGTTTTAAGCCATGACCTAATGTGGCAGAATCAAGAGCGTTTTGCAATTTTAATGCTTGATGTCAAAAACTATTTATTAGCTACTCAAGTTTTAACTATTGGTACGGCCACCGAAACCTTAATTCATCCCCGGGAAATCTTTCGAGAAATTGTGCGCCAGGGAGCAACTAAACTAATTATTGCTCATAATCATCCATCTGGTAATTTAGAGCCTTCTCCCGAAGATATTTATTTAACTGAAAAGTTGTTGCAGGGTTCGCAATATCTGGATATTCCGCTGCTAGATCATTTGATTTTAGGTAATGGCGATCATCAAAGTCTTAGACAAGGAACAGATTTGTGGGAACGTTATCCACAAGGGGAGTAG
- the mutS gene encoding DNA mismatch repair protein MutS gives MSSEKHHQTDRNIITDCSNIDKSKLSPMYQHYVEVKEQYPNALLLYRVGDFFECFFQDAVTIARELELVQTSKEGGKELGRVAMTGVPHHALERYSTMLVEKGYAVAICDQVEDAATAAAEKRNLVKREIQKLLTPGTLTDDGMLQARQNNFLAAIVVAGEHWGLAYADISTGEFFTAQSNELSSLTVELLRLQPSEVLIPANAPDINGLLRPGEKSEYLADYLPDSFCYSLRSQQPFTLVEASQRLKDTFGVSSLEGMGCADIPLGVRAAGGLLEYVEDTQKAYQVPLQPLRTYSLADYLILDHQTRRNLEITQTIRDGTFHGSLLWALDRTSTAMGGRALRRWILQPLIDIKGIGARQDTIKELVENTSMRQDLRSMLRKIYDIERLSGRVASGTANARDLLALAESLIKLADLSAITSFGSAPYLKALHKIPPELEQLGVYVAERLVDSPPILLKDGGIIKDGIDSRLDEIRQRLEDDKQWLTNLEVTERERVGVANIKVGYNKTFGYYISMPRSKASQAPDNYQRKQTLTNEERYITSELKERETRILTAKDDLNNLEYDIFTELRATVAEKAQQIRSISKAVAAIDVLAGLAEVAVYQNYCCPEMVKGREINIFEGRHPVVEQSLGEGFFVPNSAKMGEKYPDLVILTGPNASGKSCYLRQIGLIQLIAQIGSFVPATEAKLAICDRIFTRVGAVDDLATGQSTFMVEMNETANILNHATPKSLILLDEIGRGTATFDGLSIAWAVAEYLATDIQGRTIFATHYHELNELASILTNVANYQVTVKEMSDKIIFLHQVTPGGADKSYGIEAGRLAGLPSSVIDRARQVMGQIEKHSKIALGLRKGIEQVKPKKDADANTMEQLDIFE, from the coding sequence ATGTCTTCCGAAAAACATCATCAAACAGATAGAAATATCATTACCGATTGCAGCAACATAGACAAATCTAAGCTTTCGCCGATGTATCAACATTATGTTGAGGTGAAAGAACAGTATCCTAATGCGCTACTGCTATATCGAGTAGGAGATTTTTTTGAATGTTTTTTTCAGGATGCTGTGACTATTGCTAGAGAATTAGAATTAGTTCAAACCAGCAAGGAAGGGGGAAAAGAGCTTGGACGAGTTGCAATGACTGGAGTACCCCATCATGCTTTAGAACGTTACAGTACGATGCTGGTGGAAAAAGGGTATGCCGTGGCAATTTGCGATCAGGTAGAGGATGCTGCCACTGCTGCTGCGGAAAAACGGAATTTAGTCAAAAGGGAAATTCAAAAATTACTTACCCCTGGTACTTTGACTGATGATGGGATGTTGCAAGCACGCCAGAATAATTTTCTGGCTGCAATTGTAGTTGCAGGAGAACATTGGGGTTTAGCTTACGCAGACATATCTACAGGCGAGTTTTTTACGGCTCAATCGAATGAACTAAGTTCTTTAACTGTAGAACTACTGCGTTTACAACCATCAGAAGTTCTAATCCCTGCTAATGCGCCAGATATTAATGGTTTGCTGCGTCCAGGAGAGAAATCTGAGTATTTGGCTGATTATTTGCCTGATAGCTTTTGTTATTCTTTGCGATCGCAACAGCCGTTTACTTTAGTTGAAGCCAGTCAAAGACTTAAAGATACGTTTGGCGTAAGTTCTTTAGAGGGCATGGGGTGCGCTGATATTCCTTTGGGAGTTAGGGCTGCGGGTGGTTTATTAGAATATGTTGAGGATACGCAAAAAGCCTATCAAGTTCCTTTGCAACCATTACGCACCTATAGCCTGGCAGACTATTTGATTCTCGATCATCAGACTCGTCGCAACTTAGAAATTACCCAAACTATCCGAGACGGTACGTTTCATGGCTCTTTACTCTGGGCATTAGATCGCACTAGTACGGCAATGGGTGGTAGAGCATTACGACGTTGGATATTGCAACCATTAATCGATATCAAAGGTATTGGTGCAAGACAAGATACGATTAAAGAACTGGTAGAAAATACTTCCATGCGCCAGGATTTACGCTCGATGCTGCGTAAAATATATGATATTGAAAGATTATCGGGTAGAGTAGCTTCTGGTACGGCGAATGCGCGAGATTTATTAGCTTTAGCTGAATCTTTGATTAAGTTAGCCGATCTATCAGCGATCACTTCTTTTGGTTCTGCTCCTTATCTTAAAGCCTTACATAAAATTCCTCCAGAGTTAGAACAGTTAGGTGTTTATGTAGCAGAAAGACTCGTAGACTCTCCACCCATACTTTTAAAAGACGGCGGAATTATTAAAGATGGTATAGATTCACGACTAGATGAAATTCGCCAAAGACTAGAAGATGATAAGCAATGGCTTACGAACCTAGAGGTAACCGAAAGAGAAAGAGTCGGCGTAGCTAATATCAAGGTGGGCTATAACAAAACTTTTGGCTATTACATCAGTATGCCTCGTTCCAAAGCCAGTCAAGCTCCTGATAATTATCAGCGTAAGCAAACTTTAACCAACGAAGAAAGATACATCACTTCAGAATTAAAAGAGCGCGAAACTAGAATTCTCACGGCAAAAGATGACTTAAACAATCTTGAATACGATATTTTTACCGAATTAAGAGCTACGGTAGCTGAAAAAGCTCAGCAAATCCGCAGTATCTCTAAAGCCGTTGCGGCGATCGATGTTTTAGCGGGGTTAGCCGAAGTCGCTGTTTACCAAAATTATTGCTGTCCTGAAATGGTTAAAGGACGTGAAATAAATATTTTTGAAGGTAGACATCCTGTGGTCGAGCAATCTTTAGGGGAAGGCTTTTTTGTACCCAATTCAGCGAAAATGGGCGAAAAATATCCAGATTTAGTTATCCTAACTGGACCTAATGCTAGCGGGAAAAGCTGTTATCTGCGACAAATTGGCTTAATTCAACTAATTGCCCAGATTGGTAGTTTTGTCCCTGCTACAGAGGCTAAATTAGCGATATGCGATCGCATTTTTACTCGCGTTGGTGCAGTAGATGACTTAGCCACAGGACAATCTACTTTTATGGTAGAAATGAATGAAACTGCTAATATTCTCAATCACGCTACCCCTAAATCTTTAATTCTTTTAGACGAAATCGGACGAGGTACAGCAACTTTTGACGGATTATCAATTGCTTGGGCGGTTGCAGAATACTTAGCCACGGATATCCAAGGACGAACTATTTTTGCCACCCACTATCACGAATTAAACGAACTGGCTTCAATTTTGACTAACGTTGCTAATTACCAGGTAACAGTCAAGGAAATGTCCGATAAAATTATTTTTCTCCATCAGGTAACTCCAGGTGGTGCAGATAAATCCTACGGTATTGAAGCAGGCAGACTAGCAGGTTTACCCTCTTCAGTAATCGATCGCGCAAGACAGGTAATGGGACAAATAGAAAAACATAGTAAGATTGCCCTAGGTTTACGTAAAGGTATCGAACAGGTGAAGCCCAAGAAAGATGCTGACGCTAATACTATGGAACAGCTAGATATTTTTGAATAA
- a CDS encoding type II toxin-antitoxin system VapC family toxin, which translates to MGENLTVVLDTCALLWWSLDPDELSSAALKALSKMEQSKDGITSTMAIWEIAIKVKNQKLDLGIPLSKYINRVQQSDVVKIVAVETDLLVESVNLKWSHRDPVDRIMVALASFHDASIITRDKKIKDFYSNVIW; encoded by the coding sequence ATGGGGGAAAATTTGACTGTTGTGCTTGATACCTGCGCTTTACTATGGTGGAGTCTCGACCCAGATGAGTTATCTTCAGCAGCCTTGAAAGCTTTGTCCAAAATGGAGCAGTCAAAAGACGGTATAACTTCCACAATGGCTATTTGGGAGATTGCAATTAAGGTAAAAAATCAAAAGCTAGATTTAGGTATTCCCTTGAGTAAATATATCAATCGGGTTCAACAGTCAGATGTAGTAAAAATTGTTGCAGTTGAAACAGATCTTTTAGTTGAAAGCGTGAATTTAAAATGGTCGCATCGAGATCCAGTAGATAGAATAATGGTCGCTTTAGCTAGCTTTCATGATGCCTCAATCATTACTAGAGATAAAAAGATTAAAGACTTTTATTCAAATGTTATTTGGTGA